From a region of the Methanobrevibacter sp. V74 genome:
- a CDS encoding class I SAM-dependent methyltransferase: MSKFNKISKTLFVPMMGRIYSSENFPNILYDETALKLKDTLPDINKDQSEYTFMASAVRSMNIDRYVKDFLKRNPDGIIVELGCGLETTYNRCYDGKTKWYELDLPEVIEYRENLLPPGENQILIKGSILNDDWLEYFDLNNPVLFVAGGVFHYFPHDDVIKTFKILQNFKNAELVFDTLNKLGIRGIKRYMKKLGHDEATMYFYVDDGEKLANKIDAALLKEERYYNHTSKKGMKFMTKVSMTVSDLLYMVKMIHIKL; the protein is encoded by the coding sequence ATGTCTAAGTTTAATAAAATATCCAAAACTCTTTTTGTACCTATGATGGGAAGAATTTATTCAAGTGAAAATTTCCCTAATATCCTGTATGATGAAACAGCATTAAAACTAAAAGATACATTGCCAGATATCAACAAAGACCAATCAGAATATACTTTTATGGCTAGTGCTGTTAGAAGTATGAATATTGATAGGTATGTAAAAGATTTTTTAAAAAGAAATCCTGATGGGATTATTGTAGAGTTAGGTTGTGGACTTGAAACAACTTATAATAGGTGTTATGATGGAAAAACAAAATGGTATGAATTAGATTTACCTGAAGTAATTGAATATCGAGAAAATTTGCTTCCCCCAGGTGAAAACCAAATTTTGATTAAAGGATCTATTTTAAATGATGATTGGTTAGAATATTTTGACCTAAATAATCCTGTGTTATTTGTTGCAGGTGGAGTATTCCATTATTTTCCACATGATGATGTAATAAAAACATTTAAGATACTGCAAAACTTTAAAAATGCAGAACTAGTTTTTGATACATTAAATAAATTAGGAATTCGGGGAATAAAAAGATATATGAAAAAATTAGGTCATGATGAAGCTACAATGTATTTTTATGTTGATGACGGTGAAAAATTAGCAAATAAAATTGATGCTGCCCTTTTAAAAGAAGAAAGGTATTATAATCATACTTCTAAAAAAGGTATGAAATTTATGACAAAAGTGTCAATGACAGTATCGGACTTATTATATATGGTTAAAATGATTCATATTAAATTATAA
- a CDS encoding right-handed parallel beta-helix repeat-containing protein gives MNKNKKVIVLISVLFIVFMSINSVGAVELGDNLTSDGSVNVDFPQNESVIDENMFADSEDNLNTHEYFNNSSSNYSIINKNNLLGASSIDDILRAGNTWYVSLNGHDRPEPQFGSFHHPFVTLEYALTRASNGDTIYIRGGTYNDYKWFSFNSNIHIEINKAVNILAYNGEEVIMDGTNRYSIWSVSANNVNISGITFKNGISASGGSALYLKNSNSNINIQNCRFINNNVVYNPFYTPYYGGSILAKNNRGLLINNCEFIDNTVNTYGGAIDLYNCRDSAISNCIFTGNNASQSGGAIIFQQSTNINIDGCNFTNNHANKNGGAIYSKNSDVTINNSKFNNNKATDNGGAAYINSSNNSISNSLFNYNGAKFGSVIYNVQGLTITNSNLTNNKANSNNIKINVGVNSNEVTITTNFTGNDNLINAIYNIGSVELTNVSYYGFNNYMNTGNSPVTPVVGAVNSQNGALVYQDNHEAGQYITIEIYDSSNNLIKTYTNKTGIMGILH, from the coding sequence GTGAATAAAAACAAAAAGGTCATAGTGTTAATTTCAGTACTTTTCATAGTGTTCATGTCAATTAATTCTGTTGGTGCTGTTGAATTAGGTGACAATTTAACATCTGATGGAAGTGTAAATGTCGATTTTCCACAAAATGAGAGTGTTATTGATGAGAATATGTTTGCTGATAGTGAAGATAATTTAAATACTCATGAATATTTTAATAATTCATCTTCAAATTATAGTATTATAAATAAAAACAACCTTTTAGGGGCATCTTCAATTGATGATATACTTCGAGCTGGAAACACTTGGTATGTTAGTCTTAATGGTCATGATCGTCCTGAACCTCAATTTGGTTCATTTCATCATCCTTTTGTTACATTAGAATATGCATTAACAAGGGCGAGTAATGGAGATACTATTTACATTAGGGGTGGAACGTATAATGATTATAAATGGTTTAGTTTTAATTCTAATATTCATATAGAGATCAATAAAGCTGTAAATATCTTAGCATACAATGGTGAAGAAGTTATAATGGATGGTACAAATAGATATAGTATTTGGTCAGTATCTGCAAATAATGTAAATATATCAGGAATAACATTTAAAAATGGAATATCTGCTTCTGGAGGTAGTGCATTATATTTAAAAAATTCAAATAGCAATATTAATATTCAAAATTGTAGATTTATTAATAATAATGTAGTATATAATCCTTTTTATACTCCTTATTATGGGGGAAGTATTCTTGCTAAAAATAATAGAGGATTATTGATTAATAATTGTGAATTTATTGATAATACTGTTAATACTTACGGTGGAGCTATTGATTTATATAACTGTAGGGATAGTGCAATATCTAATTGTATTTTCACAGGCAATAATGCAAGCCAGTCTGGTGGAGCAATTATATTTCAACAATCTACTAATATTAATATAGATGGATGTAATTTTACAAATAACCATGCTAATAAGAATGGTGGTGCGATTTATAGTAAGAATAGTGATGTTACCATTAACAATTCCAAGTTTAATAATAATAAAGCAACGGATAATGGTGGAGCTGCATATATAAATAGTTCAAATAATTCAATATCCAATTCATTATTCAATTATAATGGTGCAAAATTTGGTTCTGTAATTTATAATGTACAAGGATTAACAATAACCAATTCAAATTTAACAAATAATAAGGCAAATTCAAATAATATTAAGATTAATGTTGGTGTTAATTCTAATGAAGTTACAATTACCACAAATTTCACAGGCAATGATAATTTAATTAATGCTATTTATAATATTGGTAGTGTTGAATTAACTAATGTTAGTTATTATGGTTTCAATAATTATATGAATACTGGTAATAGTCCAGTTACTCCAGTTGTTGGCGCTGTTAATAGTCAAAATGGTGCTCTGGTATATCAAGATAATCATGAAGCTGGTCAATATATTACAATAGAAATATATGATAGTAGTAATAACCTAATAAAAACATACACAAATAAAACTGGTATTATGGGAATATTACATTAG
- a CDS encoding transposase, protein MVSKKVIKNQAELGIRTYDFNVPENHISRFVVDFIEEFYPILGIKENKKKGGRPSYPPCSMLKLLVYAKIDHIESARVIAEMTKYHDIYKFVCDRIKPSERSIQRYRDEFGRYYEVLLQMTLKMAVKKGFTEFNHVVVDGTIKKAFNSNQNMISKKETNLLVQFYKGLEVDLKKLEKLNKPAQKILNDKEMSNDEKLEILYDIRTQFKFTGQDKIPMNDIEARMMKGKKGNFLVAYNIQSAVDYDTKLICALNVTQNPTDHYQLPEVADKAINNIGKVPKHMSADTIYLNQISLSYFVNKGIDGLIPTRKQSKEKIGKLNPNQFHKDHFYYISDLDLFMCPSGQPMYFYKEYTQPNEEPDKPDKIKRLYNNYTACKYCIHRKSCLTDKQTHKTITENGGRLERAMFFKMEKEEYKEEFKKRPSVEGPFGIFKEQYHVEQEIVIGMVKTGERLNLDALAYNIKRLYNLIQGEQNNKEDIVDFCESISTTHQLKLDVTIY, encoded by the coding sequence ATGGTTAGTAAGAAAGTTATTAAGAATCAGGCTGAATTAGGCATTAGGACTTATGATTTTAATGTTCCAGAGAATCATATTTCTCGTTTTGTGGTTGATTTTATTGAAGAATTTTATCCGATTTTGGGAATTAAAGAGAATAAGAAAAAAGGCGGTAGGCCTTCATATCCTCCATGTTCCATGTTAAAATTACTTGTTTATGCAAAAATAGACCATATTGAAAGTGCTAGAGTCATTGCAGAAATGACAAAGTACCATGACATATATAAATTCGTTTGTGATAGAATTAAACCCTCTGAACGTTCAATTCAAAGGTATCGTGATGAATTTGGACGTTATTATGAAGTATTGCTTCAAATGACATTAAAAATGGCCGTAAAAAAAGGATTCACTGAATTTAATCATGTTGTAGTCGATGGGACCATCAAAAAAGCATTCAATTCTAACCAAAATATGATCAGCAAAAAAGAAACCAATTTGCTGGTCCAGTTCTACAAAGGACTGGAAGTTGACCTTAAAAAGCTTGAAAAACTCAATAAACCAGCTCAAAAAATACTAAATGACAAGGAAATGTCCAATGATGAAAAATTAGAAATATTATATGACATCAGAACTCAATTCAAATTCACAGGACAGGATAAAATACCAATGAATGATATTGAAGCACGCATGATGAAAGGCAAAAAAGGAAACTTCCTGGTTGCTTATAATATCCAATCTGCAGTCGATTACGACACCAAACTAATCTGCGCATTAAACGTCACACAAAACCCTACAGACCATTACCAACTACCAGAAGTAGCTGACAAAGCAATAAACAACATAGGAAAAGTACCAAAACACATGAGTGCAGATACAATATATTTAAATCAAATAAGCCTATCATACTTTGTAAACAAAGGAATAGATGGATTAATACCAACAAGAAAACAATCCAAAGAAAAAATAGGCAAATTAAATCCAAACCAATTCCATAAAGACCACTTTTACTACATATCCGACCTAGACTTATTTATGTGCCCATCAGGACAACCAATGTACTTCTACAAAGAATACACACAACCAAACGAAGAACCAGACAAACCCGACAAAATAAAAAGACTCTACAACAATTATACTGCATGTAAATACTGCATTCACAGAAAATCCTGCTTAACAGACAAACAAACACATAAAACCATCACAGAAAACGGTGGCAGATTAGAAAGAGCAATGTTCTTCAAAATGGAAAAAGAAGAATATAAAGAAGAATTCAAAAAAAGACCAAGTGTAGAAGGACCATTCGGAATATTCAAAGAACAATACCATGTAGAACAAGAAATAGTAATCGGAATGGTAAAAACCGGAGAAAGACTCAACCTAGATGCACTAGCATACAATATAAAAAGATTATATAATCTTATTCAAGGAGAACAAAATAATAAAGAAGATATTGTTGATTTTTGTGAAAGTATATCCACTACACACCAATTAAAGCTTGATGTGACCATTTACTAG
- a CDS encoding 3-dehydroquinate synthase II produces the protein MQNKFAWISTPDELWDDKKEMITAALESGIDHVLDLDDGKNIKKLGNVKIIANNDDADIYLVGINGEGDGVLRLSEDFTDSIDIADAKKAKSEGKTVCAYIIITDKAHEQLAVKLGSIVDYIILVGTDWTIIPLENIIADLQKDDVKIIAAVRDSEGAKVALETLEHGTDGVIFEASDFNNTKKIAEEVIKLSQERYELTVATVTNVKPLGSGDRVCVDTTDMMKPGEGMLIGSYSKSLFLVHSESLESEYVASRPFRVNAGPVQAYVMVPGNKTRYLSELVAGDEVLIVNTEGESRTAYVGRSKIERRPLILIEAECEGQVIRTLLQNAETIRIVGEDNRPLSVADVKAGDKVKVFIDVSARHFGIAIDETIIEQ, from the coding sequence ATGCAAAACAAATTCGCTTGGATTTCAACTCCTGATGAATTATGGGATGATAAAAAAGAGATGATTACTGCAGCATTAGAATCGGGCATAGATCATGTTCTTGACTTAGATGATGGTAAAAACATTAAAAAATTAGGTAACGTTAAAATAATTGCCAATAATGATGATGCCGATATCTATTTAGTTGGAATTAATGGTGAAGGTGATGGAGTTTTAAGGCTAAGTGAAGATTTCACTGATTCCATTGATATTGCTGATGCAAAAAAGGCAAAAAGCGAAGGAAAAACAGTATGTGCATATATAATCATAACGGATAAAGCACATGAACAACTGGCTGTTAAATTAGGTTCAATTGTAGATTATATAATCCTTGTTGGTACTGATTGGACTATTATTCCACTTGAAAACATCATTGCTGATTTGCAAAAAGATGATGTTAAAATTATTGCTGCAGTACGTGATAGTGAGGGTGCTAAAGTGGCTTTAGAAACATTGGAACATGGTACTGATGGAGTAATATTTGAAGCATCTGACTTTAACAATACCAAAAAAATAGCCGAAGAGGTTATTAAATTATCACAGGAAAGATATGAGCTTACAGTTGCAACAGTAACCAATGTCAAACCTTTAGGTTCAGGAGACAGGGTTTGTGTCGATACAACAGACATGATGAAACCTGGAGAGGGAATGTTGATTGGTTCATATTCAAAATCTTTATTTTTAGTTCACTCTGAAAGTTTAGAAAGTGAATATGTAGCGTCACGTCCATTTAGAGTAAATGCGGGACCTGTTCAGGCATATGTAATGGTGCCTGGAAATAAAACAAGATATCTATCTGAACTTGTTGCAGGTGACGAGGTTCTAATAGTCAATACAGAAGGGGAGTCTAGAACCGCTTATGTTGGAAGAAGCAAAATTGAAAGACGACCATTAATTTTAATCGAAGCGGAATGTGAAGGTCAGGTTATCAGAACTTTGCTTCAGAATGCAGAAACAATCAGGATTGTTGGTGAGGATAACCGTCCACTATCAGTAGCAGATGTAAAAGCAGGGGACAAGGTAAAAGTATTCATTGATGTAAGTGCACGTCACTTTGGAATTGCTATTGATGAGACAATTATAGAACAGTAG
- a CDS encoding 2-amino-3,7-dideoxy-D-threo-hept-6-ulosonate synthase, whose product MIGKKIRLERIINRNTGRTVIAPMDHGVSSGPIPGIIDIDDTVESISQGGADAILMHKGIVQQGHRGYGKDIGLIVHLSASTSLAPDPNDKVTVTSVEKAIQLGADAVSVHVNLGSETESQMLQELGQIAETCDFWGMPLLAMMYPRGQKVENEHDVEFVKHAARVGSELGVDIVKTNYTGDPDSFKKVVEGAIVPVVIAGGPKVDTDEDLLNMVKDSLEVGGAGVAFGRNLFQAANPGKITRAIAEVVHNDLDVEDALKFLD is encoded by the coding sequence ATGATAGGTAAAAAGATTCGTTTAGAAAGAATCATTAACAGAAACACTGGAAGAACTGTTATAGCGCCAATGGATCATGGTGTATCAAGTGGTCCGATTCCAGGAATCATTGATATAGATGACACGGTTGAAAGTATCTCCCAAGGAGGAGCCGATGCAATTTTGATGCACAAAGGAATTGTACAACAGGGTCACAGAGGGTACGGTAAAGATATAGGATTAATCGTTCATTTATCAGCAAGCACTTCCCTTGCACCGGATCCAAATGATAAAGTAACTGTCACCAGTGTTGAAAAAGCAATTCAACTTGGTGCAGATGCAGTATCAGTTCATGTAAACTTAGGTTCTGAAACTGAAAGTCAAATGTTACAAGAATTAGGTCAAATTGCTGAAACTTGTGATTTTTGGGGAATGCCTTTACTTGCCATGATGTACCCTCGAGGTCAAAAAGTTGAAAATGAACATGATGTGGAGTTTGTAAAACACGCTGCACGTGTTGGTTCTGAACTTGGAGTGGATATTGTAAAAACCAACTACACAGGAGATCCCGATAGTTTTAAGAAAGTAGTTGAAGGAGCAATTGTACCGGTAGTTATTGCAGGTGGTCCTAAAGTAGATACTGATGAAGATTTGTTAAATATGGTTAAAGATTCTCTTGAAGTTGGTGGAGCAGGTGTTGCATTTGGACGTAATCTTTTCCAAGCAGCAAACCCTGGAAAAATTACAAGAGCAATAGCCGAAGTTGTTCACAATGATCTTGATGTTGAAGATGCTTTAAAATTCTTAGATTAG
- a CDS encoding Ig-like domain repeat protein, whose translation MGDKVMITPVVKAGSITITSGNIEIYDGDTLITTITAGDSFIYEPTSVGTSTITAHYLGDSNYGSSVSGAVDIIVKKLNVNVSIDVDEVTYPNAPITIITANATGTYDVYINGKHYTVTLNEGETTKSVTGITLNVGEGYIANVKFNETDKYNEANASTTFNVINGTINVSVVVNDVTYPDHAVAVVSGSVDGEYVVTVNNKNYTVAVSGGTGSVDIDVLPVGSYTAVVTANIPNYNSVSEYDTFKVVNGIINVHIEVNDTVYPNHPIANVTATLDGDYVIVVTLINSNSSSTNKTFNIHVADGKAIVDLGRLDAGNYSATVTGDIEGYSIVSDTDEFEVKKANSCLDAISSPKNPVYNQDNIHIDPLLPSDATGTVTYIVDDNKPITLGLNETFKFTPDKAGKHKIVVIYNGDNNYLTDNMTLYVNVLKADTLMNINTDKSKHVTGDKIKVIVNLPKGATGTVTYYVNGKKMATLPVGEIFEFTPIGSGQYTITAFYSGDENYKSNYTTMSIYVGKSHNKNNSTIPEKMNSIDLIPATGNPILLLILMIMMILGVSIRRKN comes from the coding sequence ATAGGTGATAAAGTTATGATTACACCTGTTGTTAAGGCAGGTAGCATTACAATTACAAGTGGTAATATTGAAATTTATGATGGCGATACATTAATTACTACTATTACAGCTGGTGATAGTTTTATATATGAACCTACTTCAGTAGGTACTTCCACTATAACTGCACACTATTTAGGTGATTCTAATTATGGTTCAAGTGTTAGTGGTGCAGTTGATATAATTGTAAAAAAACTTAATGTAAATGTATCAATTGATGTAGATGAAGTTACCTATCCAAATGCACCTATTACAATAATTACAGCTAATGCAACTGGAACATATGATGTTTATATAAATGGTAAACATTATACTGTAACTCTAAATGAAGGTGAAACAACAAAAAGTGTAACTGGCATTACTTTAAATGTTGGTGAAGGATACATAGCTAATGTAAAATTCAATGAAACAGATAAATACAATGAAGCTAATGCTAGTACAACTTTTAATGTTATAAATGGTACTATTAATGTTAGTGTTGTTGTTAATGATGTGACTTATCCTGATCATGCTGTTGCTGTTGTTTCTGGCAGTGTTGATGGTGAGTATGTGGTGACTGTTAATAATAAGAATTATACTGTTGCTGTGTCTGGTGGTACTGGCAGTGTTGATATTGATGTTTTACCTGTTGGAAGTTATACTGCTGTTGTAACTGCTAATATTCCTAATTACAATTCAGTATCTGAATATGATACATTTAAAGTTGTTAATGGAATTATCAATGTTCATATTGAAGTTAATGATACAGTTTATCCTAATCATCCAATAGCTAATGTTACAGCTACTTTAGATGGCGATTATGTAATTGTTGTTACTTTAATCAATTCCAATTCCTCATCAACTAATAAAACATTTAATATTCATGTTGCTGATGGTAAAGCGATTGTAGATTTAGGTCGTTTAGATGCAGGTAACTATTCTGCTACTGTAACTGGTGATATTGAAGGTTATAGTATAGTGTCTGACACTGATGAATTTGAAGTTAAAAAAGCTAATTCTTGTTTAGATGCTATTAGTTCTCCAAAAAATCCAGTATATAACCAAGATAATATACATATAGATCCTTTGCTTCCTAGTGATGCTACTGGTACTGTAACTTACATTGTTGATGATAATAAACCTATTACTCTTGGTTTAAATGAAACATTTAAATTTACTCCAGATAAAGCAGGAAAACACAAAATAGTAGTTATTTATAATGGAGATAATAATTACTTAACTGATAACATGACTTTATATGTAAATGTTTTAAAAGCGGATACTCTTATGAACATTAATACTGATAAATCCAAACATGTAACAGGCGATAAAATTAAAGTTATAGTTAATCTGCCTAAAGGTGCAACTGGTACTGTAACTTACTATGTAAATGGTAAAAAAATGGCTACACTTCCTGTTGGGGAAATCTTTGAATTTACTCCTATAGGTTCTGGTCAATACACTATCACTGCATTTTATAGTGGAGATGAAAATTATAAATCAAATTATACTACAATGAGCATTTATGTAGGTAAATCACATAATAAGAACAATTCAACAATTCCAGAAAAGATGAATAGTATTGATTTAATTCCAGCTACTGGAAATCCGATATTATTATTAATCTTAATGATCATGATGATTTTAGGTGTATCAATACGTCGGAAAAATTAA
- a CDS encoding DUF2284 domain-containing protein, protein MSEIKKLMADVDVEEYYEKYVDFEKFSKLCMEEQEMLGYNWSYPPFDFDVDELWHSYNKLKLIAFKIEFSADELEATFSDDQLKMVLKRFERFKVRLMNDIYALEDEDSMGLFLGKCTLCMRCTREFGMQCKMPLKMRYPIEALGGDVDKTVEDIFGYKIIYAHEGRLPEYLIFVGGLLYDKK, encoded by the coding sequence ATGTCAGAGATAAAAAAGCTCATGGCCGATGTGGATGTTGAGGAGTATTATGAAAAATATGTGGATTTTGAAAAATTTTCAAAATTATGCATGGAAGAGCAAGAGATGCTTGGATATAATTGGAGTTATCCTCCATTTGATTTTGATGTAGATGAGCTTTGGCATTCATATAATAAACTTAAATTAATTGCTTTTAAAATTGAATTTTCAGCTGATGAACTTGAAGCCACATTCAGTGATGACCAATTAAAAATGGTTTTAAAGAGATTTGAGCGATTTAAAGTCAGATTAATGAATGATATTTATGCTTTAGAAGATGAGGATTCAATGGGTTTATTTTTGGGAAAATGTACTCTTTGCATGAGATGCACAAGAGAATTTGGAATGCAATGTAAAATGCCTCTTAAAATGAGATATCCAATAGAGGCATTAGGAGGGGACGTAGATAAAACTGTTGAGGATATTTTTGGATATAAAATTATTTATGCTCATGAAGGTAGGCTACCTGAATATTTGATATTCGTTGGTGGCCTGCTTTATGATAAAAAATAG
- the npdG gene encoding NADPH-dependent F420 reductase, which translates to MKVSVIGGTGPQGLGIVERLAIAGVDVIVGSRKEEKALDVVAKAKEDLSDYDLNMIGMANEDAAKEGDILILTVPLAAQKPTVESIKEFCTDKIVMDATVPLETAIGGKPFRFVDLMEGSAAERTAKLLEGTGAKVICAFCNISNSHLSNIPEEIDCDCLIAGDDAEAKATAAEIIDKIPGIKTIDTGMLEKARIIEKITPLLIGLNIKYKSHYGGLRITGIPALDR; encoded by the coding sequence ATGAAGGTAAGTGTAATTGGAGGAACTGGGCCACAAGGTCTTGGAATTGTAGAAAGATTAGCTATTGCTGGTGTTGATGTGATTGTAGGTTCTAGAAAAGAAGAAAAAGCATTAGATGTGGTTGCAAAAGCAAAAGAGGATTTATCGGACTATGATTTAAACATGATTGGTATGGCAAATGAAGATGCTGCAAAAGAAGGAGATATTTTAATACTCACAGTACCATTAGCTGCACAAAAACCAACTGTTGAAAGCATAAAAGAATTTTGTACAGATAAAATAGTAATGGATGCGACGGTACCTTTAGAAACAGCAATTGGTGGAAAACCATTTAGATTTGTTGATTTGATGGAAGGTTCTGCTGCTGAAAGAACAGCTAAACTTTTAGAAGGAACTGGTGCAAAAGTAATCTGTGCATTCTGTAATATTTCAAACTCTCACCTCTCAAATATCCCAGAAGAAATAGATTGTGACTGTTTAATTGCAGGTGATGATGCAGAAGCAAAAGCAACAGCTGCTGAAATTATCGATAAAATCCCAGGAATTAAAACAATTGATACAGGAATGTTGGAAAAAGCCAGAATTATTGAAAAAATTACACCATTGTTAATTGGATTAAACATTAAATACAAATCTCATTATGGTGGTTTAAGAATTACTGGTATTCCAGCTTTAGATAGATAA
- the thpR gene encoding RNA 2',3'-cyclic phosphodiesterase yields the protein MSQVRAFLAIDLCDDLKPKINKIIREFKSVDAKIKYVELTNLHLTLKFFGDIDTDGLELINNAISNVVSEFRPFKIKISGCRAFPNNNHIKVIWIGIEEDALLKNLHDALDKEFAKLGFQKDKKFSTHLTIGRMKSSKNKNKVKSIIEKYGDFEIGEMEVTHISFKKSTLTPSGPIYEDMEIFEL from the coding sequence ATGTCCCAAGTAAGAGCATTTCTTGCAATTGATTTATGTGATGATTTAAAACCAAAAATAAATAAAATCATCAGGGAATTTAAATCTGTTGATGCAAAAATTAAATATGTGGAGTTAACTAACCTACATTTGACCTTAAAATTCTTCGGCGATATTGATACAGATGGATTGGAGCTGATTAATAATGCAATATCAAATGTGGTTAGTGAATTTAGACCATTTAAAATTAAAATCTCAGGTTGCCGAGCTTTTCCAAACAATAATCATATAAAAGTTATCTGGATTGGAATAGAAGAGGATGCTCTTTTAAAGAATTTGCATGATGCATTAGATAAGGAATTTGCCAAATTAGGTTTTCAAAAGGATAAAAAATTCTCAACACACCTAACAATTGGGCGAATGAAATCTTCTAAAAATAAAAATAAGGTCAAATCAATCATTGAAAAGTATGGGGATTTTGAAATTGGTGAGATGGAAGTGACACACATTTCTTTTAAAAAATCCACATTAACACCCTCTGGACCGATATATGAAGATATGGAAATATTTGAATTGTGA
- the cca gene encoding CCA tRNA nucleotidyltransferase: MDYDDILKDIKPTVDEKQHIDNVSLKIMNFIQDICDREGIDAKVTLVGSVAKNTALKGKSDIDIFIAFPLGADKKYLKETGLDLAHKCCDYFNTRPNHHFASHPYVTTCIEDCEVDIVPCYKIENGNQLKSAVDRSILHTLYVKDHLEKSQEDEVLLLKRFMAMTGTYGSEFKVGGFAGYLCELLIIHYGDFESCLNAAIKWRFGQSIDLEGYGTSGNFKDHLIVIDPTDKNRNVGASLRLDKMAEFIQSARNYIFSDNKKDYFYPLNKSLNKEGILNEFKSRNGELIAFRFNIPDIPLDTLHPQLRKTCQALERKLNHEEFNVFKADYWSDELTTCIILLEMASSRLNNVKVNIGPKVFITRACENFTKKYGRENCYVQGDFLVHTQKREFVYAKDLISHIFTEDHIGLIKVGKNLKNNIINTYEFIDIDEVDLEFLDDFLNPGQYIVR; this comes from the coding sequence ATGGATTATGATGATATTCTGAAAGATATTAAGCCAACAGTTGATGAAAAACAACATATTGATAATGTATCATTGAAAATAATGAATTTCATACAGGATATATGTGATAGGGAAGGTATTGATGCAAAAGTAACTCTTGTAGGATCCGTTGCTAAAAATACTGCTCTTAAAGGTAAATCTGACATTGATATTTTCATAGCCTTTCCATTGGGTGCTGATAAGAAATATTTAAAAGAAACAGGTCTTGATTTAGCACATAAATGCTGTGATTATTTCAATACTCGTCCAAATCATCATTTTGCTTCACATCCTTATGTTACAACCTGCATTGAGGATTGTGAAGTTGATATTGTGCCATGTTATAAAATTGAAAATGGCAATCAGCTTAAATCAGCGGTTGATAGAAGCATTTTGCATACTCTCTATGTCAAAGACCATTTGGAGAAATCTCAGGAAGATGAGGTTTTATTACTTAAACGCTTCATGGCAATGACTGGAACTTATGGATCTGAGTTTAAAGTCGGAGGATTCGCAGGTTATTTATGTGAATTGTTAATAATCCATTATGGGGACTTTGAAAGCTGTTTAAATGCAGCCATTAAATGGCGTTTTGGTCAAAGCATTGATTTAGAAGGTTATGGAACTTCTGGTAATTTCAAGGATCATTTAATTGTCATCGATCCAACTGATAAGAATAGGAATGTTGGTGCTTCTTTAAGATTGGACAAAATGGCTGAATTTATCCAATCGGCAAGAAATTATATATTTTCTGATAATAAAAAGGATTATTTCTATCCATTAAATAAATCTTTAAATAAGGAAGGTATTTTAAATGAATTCAAATCTAGAAATGGCGAATTGATTGCATTCAGATTTAATATTCCAGATATTCCCCTGGATACATTGCATCCTCAGCTTAGAAAAACCTGTCAGGCACTGGAGAGGAAATTAAATCATGAGGAATTCAATGTATTTAAAGCTGATTACTGGAGTGATGAGCTTACAACTTGCATAATTCTTTTAGAGATGGCTTCTTCTAGACTAAACAATGTTAAAGTCAATATTGGGCCAAAAGTTTTTATTACTCGTGCTTGTGAAAATTTCACTAAAAAATATGGCCGTGAAAACTGCTATGTTCAAGGCGATTTTTTAGTTCACACTCAAAAAAGGGAATTTGTCTATGCAAAAGATTTGATTTCTCATATTTTTACAGAAGATCATATTGGGTTGATAAAGGTTGGCAAAAACCTTAAAAATAATATTATAAACACTTACGAGTTTATTGATATTGATGAGGTTGATTTGGAATTTTTAGATGATTTTCTAAATCCGGGTCAATATATTGTGCGGTAA